From Paenibacillus sp. PvR098:
CACTCCATTTGCTTTAAATTTGAGGTTTTTTGTATGAAGGAGTTGTGGGAATTTCAGGAAATTGATGAATCTCTCAAGATACAATCGATTGGCCAGAAAGTAAAAATCGTCCACATAGGATTTAAAGGAAGGGTTTCGAGGTTGACTTTTTTATTTTACATGTTATAATATTATGATACTCATCGAGAGTAGCATTTTTCACCCCGCATAACCCCTAACAAAGGATTCTCCTCTAGAAGAACATTTAATTTCCGCATATTGTGATCGTCAGGAGCCCATGATTCGAGATTGTTGTAACACTGATTCACACTGGCGCGGTCATCGGAGCCGCAAGGATGGAAGAGAGGTAGGGCTTTCGTTGTTTTAGTTACACAGCATTACAAAGGTTCATGCAAGGATTCACTAAAAAGTTTGGGGTAAGGCGGCAGTAAAGCAGCAAAGGGACTCCGTTCGGGCTGATCACCGAAGGAGTCTTTTTTCATGGCTAAAATTCGCGATGCGCAACATTCTTCCTTTATTGTCTAGTTTTTCTCTCCTGAGGGCTGAGTGATTTATGTTCGGCCAAAGCATACTAAAGCTAAGGAAGGGAGATGATTCAATGGCTGGGCAAAAAAGAAATGCCAATGCATCCAAAGAACAGAATAGGCAAGCCGTTCAGAACAAGGGGATGGATAGCGCCGATTCCGCTGGCGGTATTTCGGATAAAAAGCTGAGCGGGCCGAACCGCCCGTCCGTCTAGAATGGGCTAAGGGAGGAGGGCTTACAATGAGCGACCAACAAAATGAAAATAAGGATGCAACGTATGATCAAGTACGGACCCATATTGCATACAATCGTAAGAATGACTCGGAGCTCGATCCGTTTGAAATCAATTTTCGGCCGGAGTTCGAACAAAACCGGGGCCCCAGAGAGCCGTTCGTGAATGAACACGACGTGCTCATCGGAGATCATGTGTACCAGTCAAATCACTCGCCATTGGAGCAATGGAACGAGAATACCGACCCTGCAATCATGTCTGGGGACGGCTGGGTACATCCATTTAAAGATGTAGGCTTTCACACAACGGAAAATAAAGAGCTGTTTGAGAGAGGCATTGCTCCGCAGGGTGTTCCTTTCATGCATCCCGACAAGGACGTGGCTTATCCGGCTTTCCAGAGCGGGGAAGCGGAAACGGATGAAAAAGCGTAAGTCGGAATTGCAGCAGGATATGTATGGATGGCTTTGCTTTCATTCCAAGCCGATGTATAATGGGTATATGAAATTCAAATATACCTTTAGGTTTGGGAAAAGGAGTGAAAGCGTAACATGTCCATGTCGTTTGAAAACTATATGAAAGATATGGTCCAGCCGATGAGAGACGATCTGACCCGCGTCGGTGTGGAGGAACTCCGCACACCTGAGGATGTGTCGGCTGCGCTTGATGATATGAAAGGGACAACATTAATTGTTGTCAATTCCGTTTGTGGCTGTGCGGCCGGCCAATGCCGTCCGGGCGTAGCCAAAGCACTGCAGCATGAAGTGAAACCGGACCGCCTGCTCACGGTGTTCGCAGGTCAAGATAAGGAAGCGACAGCTAAAGCGCGCGAATATTTCGCTCCGTATCCGCCGTCCTCTCCGTCCATTGCTTTGATGAAGGATGGACAGCTGGTGCATTTCATTCAGCGTCACCAAATCGAAGACCGTTCGGCCGAGATGATTGCGAATGATCTGATTGGCGCTTTTGATGAATACTGCAAATAATACCTTTTAGGCCTAAACTCCTGCCGATGTCTTTATGACATTTGGTGGGAGTTTTTACGTGAAGCGAGGCTTGGTGGTATACTGAGAAGAAAACAGAGTGGGAGAGTGTTGACGCATGAGCCTGCAGCAAGATATTATCGCTAAGCTCGGGGTGAAGCCGGAGATCGATGCCGATGCGGAAATTCGCAAAAGAGTGGATTTTTTGAAGGAGTATGTGCTGAAGGCGGGGGTGGACGGACTGCTCATCGCCATCAGCGGTGGTATTGATAGTGCGGTAGTGGCCGGCTTGTGCAAGCAAGCGACGGACGAGCTGACCGCGGAGAAAGGTCGGGAATACAAGACGGTGGGAGTATTTCAACCCTACGGACAACAGGAGGATATTGCCGACAGCTATGCAGTGGCAGAAGCGTTCAACCTTAAATACCGGGTGGAGACCAATATCGAAGAGGCTGTGGGCGAAATTGCGTTAGAGGCGGAATACGGCCTGAAGTCGATCGGGGTTCACCGGCATTTAAGCCGTGCGGGCAAAGGGAATGTGAAAGCCAGAACGCGGATGGTGATTCAGTATGCGCTCGCGTTCGAGCTGAATTTGCTCGTCGTCGGAACCGACCATGCCTCGGAAGCCATTACCGGCTTCTTTACGAAGTACGGGGATGGAGCGGTTGACATTACGCCGCTGAGCACCTTGAATAAGCGTCAGGTACGTGAGCTGGCGAGTAAACTGGGCGTGCCGCAGAGCGTGCTGGACAAAGCACCGACAGCCGGACTGTGGGAAGGGCAAACGGACGAGCTGGAGCTCGGCATTACCTATGACGACAACAGCAACTATCTGGAAGGCAAGTCGATTGCCCCGGAAGCGCAGGCTAAGCTTGAGAAGCAATATTTGAAGACGGAGCATAAGCGGGTCCCGATTCCTGGTATTTAAAGGGCTTGCTCAGGTATATTTGCAAAGCAACCACCTTGTGACCGAATGGCATGCATGAGAATGCCTCTTTCGGAAGCAGGTGGTTTTTTTGTACGGATTCATAAAGCAGTAAGAAGAAAAGAAGGCTTTATGCAGGGACGATCCTGGGAATCGGATCAGAAGCCCATCCGCTTCAGCACGATTTCCGTACGGGCGATGATATCGTCGATCTGCTCGTGGGTGGTGCAGAGCGGCAGCCAGTAATAGATGGTGTCCCCAAGCGGACGCAGGAACAGGCCCTCCTTCAGCCCTTCGAGATAGACGCGGAAGCCGATTCGCTCAGTGAAATCGAAGCGGATTCCATCAGCGCGGTCCTTATACAGCTCGAAGGCGCCCACCATGCCAAGGCTGCGTACATTCGCCACGCCGGGGAACGCTTCGAATCGCTGAAGCTGCTTTTCGAGGTGTGCCGCTGCGTTTTGGACGTGGTCCAAAACACGCTCCTCCTCGAAGATCCGAAGCGATTCGAGCGCCACCGCTGCCGCGAGGGGGTTGCCCGTGAAGCTGTGACCATGGGTGAAGGTCTTCAGCTTCACGTAGTCGTCATAGAATGCGTCGTAGATCGCATTCGTCGTAAGCGTGGCGGAGAGGGGAAGTACGCCCGCCGTGAGTCCTTTGGACAGGCACATGAAGTCGGGAGCGATCCCCGCGTGCTCGCAGGCGAACATCCGGCCTGTCCGGCCAAACCCGACCGCCACTTCGTCGGCGATCAGGTGCACTCCATATTGCGTACAGAGCTCGCGCAATCCTTGCAAGTACGCCGCGGGGTACATGATCATCCCCCCTGCAGCCTGAATCATCGGCTCGACGATCAGCGCAGCGAGCTCATCCGCCGATGATTCAAAGAGCTTGCGCGCGCCCTCCAGCGCTTGCGCCACGCACGTTTCCGCGCTCGGCCCCTGCCGTACATCTGGTGATGGTATACCGTAGGCTGAGAACAGCAGCGGCCTGAACACGGAGAAGTACTGATCCACTCCGCCGACGCTGACGGCGCCGATCG
This genomic window contains:
- the nadE gene encoding ammonia-dependent NAD(+) synthetase, producing the protein MSLQQDIIAKLGVKPEIDADAEIRKRVDFLKEYVLKAGVDGLLIAISGGIDSAVVAGLCKQATDELTAEKGREYKTVGVFQPYGQQEDIADSYAVAEAFNLKYRVETNIEEAVGEIALEAEYGLKSIGVHRHLSRAGKGNVKARTRMVIQYALAFELNLLVVGTDHASEAITGFFTKYGDGAVDITPLSTLNKRQVRELASKLGVPQSVLDKAPTAGLWEGQTDELELGITYDDNSNYLEGKSIAPEAQAKLEKQYLKTEHKRVPIPGI
- the bioA gene encoding adenosylmethionine--8-amino-7-oxononanoate transaminase, whose amino-acid sequence is MEANEKELLLQIDRKHVWHPFTQMKDYADTDPILIEKAEGVYLYDADGNRYYDTNSSWWVNVHGHAHPRIREAVNRQLAQMDHVMFAGLTHRPGIELAHKLAEITPPGMDKVFYSDNGSTSVEVALKMSFQYWQQTGRIGKTKFAFMENSYHGDTIGAVSVGGVDQYFSVFRPLLFSAYGIPSPDVRQGPSAETCVAQALEGARKLFESSADELAALIVEPMIQAAGGMIMYPAAYLQGLRELCTQYGVHLIADEVAVGFGRTGRMFACEHAGIAPDFMCLSKGLTAGVLPLSATLTTNAIYDAFYDDYVKLKTFTHGHSFTGNPLAAAVALESLRIFEEERVLDHVQNAAAHLEKQLQRFEAFPGVANVRSLGMVGAFELYKDRADGIRFDFTERIGFRVYLEGLKEGLFLRPLGDTIYYWLPLCTTHEQIDDIIARTEIVLKRMGF
- a CDS encoding BrxA/BrxB family bacilliredoxin produces the protein MSMSFENYMKDMVQPMRDDLTRVGVEELRTPEDVSAALDDMKGTTLIVVNSVCGCAAGQCRPGVAKALQHEVKPDRLLTVFAGQDKEATAKAREYFAPYPPSSPSIALMKDGQLVHFIQRHQIEDRSAEMIANDLIGAFDEYCK
- a CDS encoding DUF3905 domain-containing protein, with amino-acid sequence MSDQQNENKDATYDQVRTHIAYNRKNDSELDPFEINFRPEFEQNRGPREPFVNEHDVLIGDHVYQSNHSPLEQWNENTDPAIMSGDGWVHPFKDVGFHTTENKELFERGIAPQGVPFMHPDKDVAYPAFQSGEAETDEKA